Proteins encoded in a region of the Streptomyces akebiae genome:
- the cobT gene encoding nicotinate-nucleotide--dimethylbenzimidazole phosphoribosyltransferase, giving the protein MTDTGQVPAEGQPESAGMVEQPGVPTPGAYTYLSETAAEDEDLLLPGAQGAWGNEMPPPAPEPVVQVVHEPGPHEMSGRDSGAHDLSAVRTPVATPVPQPPVARRPLHLGPPTPDASASPVRSLADRGPAGAPVPPGAVRHPGPATAGPEYLDVPPQPVSQWVGAPAQAAPAPGVAAGGAAAETVAPQEAHVSVAVAEAPLAAEVPEEIQDAEALHQAQDAAYALAQEAAVAQFRTPEAVGTPVAAHVQAPEAVEAPGVVEEQLPEAAQASAVVEAEAPQPVEAPVAVEHAPVPEAAEAPVADQIPAPAETAAEPTAPETGETVAVAVEEEAAQAPQPATPQPEPAATIPSAQAPDAQAPEAPTSEVPTPEAPAPEQAASPAEAAQAPDATPFPPAAQDAEPIEAQTLAAAQDVPQVAQEAETVAPVDDAAPAQPAEAAPPTQPDAATAAPAQADPAVPSAAAEGPEQAPAAPEQQAPSTVAEEQASTDVPDPQTASAAPNEEPVAASPAEQTAEVPPVTAPDTEPAPALQQSEAPAAEEPQPTEVAAEAAAQAAEAESPEAVAAETAQPRPEAVAESVQPTETDQPGQPGQPGQPGPHPTVEDPQATEPDASAADPVNQVRGQGQNLPQVSALDQVVAAQATVTTPQPEPSQPLTPDAVVEPEPGTTDVDAAAQPTDAVNAPESAPADEPTDGAPPAAEQAEPTADPATADPTADPATADPTADPATADPASVDPATADPTAAEPLAADAPPAPASQVVDAPQGAVIQTPAMPEADAPPLAVTSPEPPPEADADQPEGRFVPAEGSVPTAVQPTPPQGMVVPPLAEDAAPTPAPAEFPAAEGQTDATEGRTEAEGEPVAMVPAPRGSEAETLVVPQPLAVADAHPDVVQNAEDLDTRAADQEDGEPAVPESEAVESAAAEESTAPVDETPEDVRDEVRQPTGPAAPPYDDAEREAVLKVMRERRDIRNGFRDDPIPHDVLLRVLEAAHTAPSVGHSQPWDFVVIRSAETRRTMHELAQRQREAYAKSLPKGRAKQFKELKIEAILDTPVNIVVTADPTRGGRHTLGRHTQPQMAPYSSALAVENLWLAARAEGLGVGWVSFFDEREMVRALGLPEHLEVVAYLCVGYVDEFPEEPELMQAGWAKRRPLSWVVHEETYGRRALPGAEPHDLLAETVAGIRPLDAKALGEAWERQKRMTKPAGALGMLEIISAQLSGLSRQCPPPIPEPAAVAIFAGDHGVHAQGVTPWPQEVTAQMVANFLGGGAVCNAFAAQVGAEVCVVDVGVASDLPATPGLLPRKVRAGTSDMTTGPAMTREEAKQAIEVGIETARDLVAAGNKALLTGEMGIANTTASAALIAVFTGADPAEVTGRGTGINDETLARKTEVVRRAIELHQPDPADPIGVLAAIGGFEHAAIVGLLLGGASLRTPVILDGVSAGAAALVARAIAPEVLAACIAGHRSAEPGHVAALQKLGLRPLVDLDLRLGEGTGALLALPVVQSAARAMHEVATFDSAGVTEK; this is encoded by the coding sequence ATGACCGACACCGGCCAGGTCCCGGCCGAGGGACAGCCGGAGAGCGCAGGCATGGTGGAGCAGCCGGGCGTCCCCACGCCGGGTGCGTACACCTACCTCTCCGAGACCGCCGCCGAGGACGAGGACCTTCTGCTGCCGGGCGCCCAGGGCGCGTGGGGCAACGAGATGCCCCCGCCCGCCCCCGAGCCCGTCGTCCAGGTCGTCCACGAACCGGGCCCGCACGAGATGTCCGGCCGCGACAGCGGCGCGCACGACCTCAGCGCCGTCCGCACTCCCGTCGCGACCCCCGTCCCGCAGCCGCCGGTGGCCCGACGCCCGCTGCACCTCGGCCCGCCGACCCCCGACGCCTCCGCCAGCCCGGTCCGCTCCCTCGCCGACCGGGGCCCGGCGGGCGCCCCCGTACCGCCCGGGGCGGTACGCCACCCCGGCCCGGCCACCGCCGGTCCGGAGTACCTCGACGTGCCCCCGCAGCCCGTGTCCCAGTGGGTCGGCGCCCCCGCCCAGGCAGCTCCCGCGCCGGGAGTCGCCGCAGGGGGAGCGGCTGCAGAAACGGTCGCTCCGCAGGAAGCGCACGTCTCCGTGGCCGTGGCCGAGGCGCCCCTGGCAGCCGAGGTCCCGGAGGAGATCCAGGACGCCGAGGCCCTCCATCAGGCGCAGGACGCCGCCTACGCCCTGGCCCAGGAGGCCGCGGTCGCGCAGTTCCGCACCCCGGAGGCGGTCGGGACGCCGGTCGCGGCGCATGTCCAGGCCCCGGAGGCCGTGGAAGCGCCCGGTGTCGTCGAGGAGCAACTCCCAGAGGCCGCACAGGCGTCGGCCGTCGTCGAGGCCGAGGCCCCGCAGCCGGTCGAGGCACCGGTGGCCGTCGAGCACGCGCCGGTCCCGGAGGCCGCCGAGGCGCCCGTAGCCGATCAGATCCCGGCCCCGGCCGAGACCGCCGCGGAGCCCACGGCGCCGGAGACGGGCGAGACTGTGGCCGTGGCCGTCGAGGAGGAGGCCGCGCAGGCACCGCAGCCCGCAACACCGCAACCCGAGCCGGCCGCGACGATTCCCTCGGCCCAGGCCCCTGATGCCCAGGCCCCCGAAGCCCCGACCTCCGAAGTCCCGACCCCCGAGGCCCCGGCCCCTGAGCAGGCCGCGTCTCCCGCCGAGGCCGCGCAGGCACCGGACGCGACGCCCTTCCCCCCGGCCGCCCAGGATGCCGAGCCGATCGAGGCGCAGACCCTCGCCGCGGCGCAGGACGTCCCCCAGGTCGCGCAGGAGGCGGAGACCGTCGCCCCTGTCGACGACGCCGCACCGGCCCAGCCCGCCGAGGCGGCCCCGCCGACGCAGCCCGACGCCGCGACCGCCGCACCCGCGCAGGCCGACCCGGCGGTGCCGTCGGCTGCGGCAGAGGGCCCCGAACAGGCCCCCGCCGCTCCCGAGCAGCAGGCGCCGTCCACCGTGGCCGAGGAGCAGGCCTCCACCGACGTACCGGACCCGCAGACCGCGTCCGCCGCGCCGAACGAGGAGCCCGTCGCCGCGTCCCCGGCCGAGCAGACCGCTGAGGTCCCACCGGTCACCGCTCCGGACACCGAGCCCGCGCCAGCCCTCCAGCAGTCGGAAGCCCCGGCCGCCGAGGAGCCCCAGCCGACGGAAGTGGCAGCCGAAGCGGCAGCGCAGGCGGCCGAGGCCGAGAGCCCGGAAGCCGTCGCGGCGGAGACCGCTCAGCCCCGGCCCGAGGCCGTCGCCGAGAGCGTCCAACCGACGGAGACCGACCAGCCGGGACAGCCGGGACAGCCGGGACAGCCGGGACCGCACCCCACGGTCGAGGACCCGCAGGCCACCGAGCCGGACGCATCCGCAGCGGACCCGGTGAATCAGGTGCGGGGCCAGGGCCAGAACCTTCCCCAGGTCTCCGCGCTGGACCAGGTCGTGGCGGCGCAGGCCACCGTGACCACCCCGCAGCCGGAGCCCTCGCAGCCCCTCACCCCCGACGCCGTCGTCGAGCCGGAGCCGGGCACCACGGACGTGGACGCGGCGGCCCAGCCGACCGACGCCGTGAACGCCCCGGAGTCCGCCCCCGCGGACGAGCCGACCGACGGGGCCCCGCCCGCCGCGGAACAGGCCGAGCCCACGGCCGACCCGGCGACCGCGGATCCCACGGCCGACCCGGCGACCGCGGATCCCACGGCCGACCCGGCGACCGCGGATCCCGCGTCCGTGGACCCGGCGACCGCGGATCCCACGGCCGCCGAGCCCCTCGCCGCGGACGCGCCGCCGGCCCCGGCCTCCCAGGTCGTCGACGCCCCTCAGGGCGCCGTCATCCAGACCCCGGCCATGCCCGAGGCCGACGCCCCGCCCCTCGCGGTGACCTCCCCGGAGCCCCCGCCCGAGGCCGACGCCGACCAGCCCGAGGGCAGATTCGTCCCCGCCGAGGGCTCCGTGCCGACCGCCGTGCAGCCGACCCCGCCCCAGGGGATGGTGGTCCCGCCGCTCGCCGAGGACGCCGCACCGACGCCCGCCCCCGCCGAGTTCCCGGCGGCCGAGGGACAGACCGACGCGACCGAAGGCCGGACGGAGGCGGAGGGCGAGCCCGTCGCCATGGTCCCCGCCCCCCGGGGCTCCGAGGCCGAGACGCTCGTCGTACCGCAGCCGCTCGCGGTGGCCGACGCCCACCCGGACGTCGTCCAGAACGCCGAGGACCTCGACACCAGGGCCGCCGACCAGGAGGACGGCGAGCCGGCGGTGCCGGAATCAGAAGCAGTGGAATCAGCAGCAGCCGAAGAGAGCACGGCCCCGGTGGACGAGACACCCGAAGACGTGAGGGACGAAGTGCGGCAGCCCACAGGCCCGGCCGCACCCCCCTACGACGACGCCGAGCGCGAGGCCGTCCTGAAGGTCATGCGGGAGCGCCGAGACATCCGCAACGGCTTCCGCGACGACCCGATCCCGCACGACGTGCTGCTCCGTGTCCTGGAGGCCGCCCACACGGCACCCTCCGTCGGCCACTCGCAGCCCTGGGACTTCGTGGTCATCCGCTCGGCCGAGACCCGCCGCACGATGCACGAGCTCGCCCAGCGCCAGCGCGAGGCGTACGCGAAGTCGCTGCCGAAGGGCCGGGCGAAGCAGTTCAAGGAACTGAAGATCGAGGCGATCCTCGACACCCCGGTCAACATCGTCGTCACCGCCGACCCCACCCGCGGCGGCCGTCACACCCTGGGCCGTCACACCCAGCCGCAGATGGCCCCGTACTCCTCCGCCCTCGCGGTCGAGAACCTGTGGCTCGCGGCCCGCGCCGAGGGCCTCGGCGTCGGCTGGGTCAGCTTCTTCGACGAGCGCGAGATGGTCCGCGCCCTCGGCCTGCCCGAGCACCTGGAGGTCGTGGCGTACCTGTGCGTGGGATACGTCGACGAGTTCCCGGAGGAGCCCGAGCTGATGCAGGCGGGCTGGGCCAAGCGCCGCCCCCTGTCCTGGGTCGTCCACGAGGAGACGTACGGCCGCCGCGCCCTGCCCGGCGCCGAGCCGCACGACCTGCTGGCCGAGACCGTCGCCGGTATCCGCCCGCTCGACGCCAAGGCGCTCGGCGAGGCGTGGGAGCGCCAGAAGCGCATGACCAAGCCGGCGGGCGCCCTCGGCATGCTGGAGATCATCTCCGCCCAGCTGTCCGGCCTGTCCCGTCAGTGCCCGCCGCCGATCCCGGAGCCCGCGGCCGTCGCGATCTTCGCCGGTGACCACGGTGTCCACGCCCAGGGCGTCACCCCCTGGCCGCAGGAGGTGACGGCCCAGATGGTCGCCAACTTCCTGGGCGGGGGAGCCGTCTGCAACGCCTTCGCCGCCCAGGTGGGCGCCGAGGTCTGCGTCGTCGACGTGGGCGTGGCGAGCGACCTCCCGGCCACCCCCGGGCTGCTGCCCCGCAAGGTCCGCGCCGGTACGTCCGACATGACCACCGGGCCCGCGATGACCCGCGAGGAGGCCAAGCAGGCCATCGAGGTGGGCATCGAGACCGCCCGCGACCTGGTCGCGGCCGGCAACAAGGCCCTGCTCACGGGCGAGATGGGTATCGCCAACACCACGGCCTCCGCCGCCCTGATCGCCGTCTTCACCGGCGCCGACCCCGCCGAGGTCACCGGCCGGGGCACCGGCATCAACGACGAGACCCTCGCCCGCAAGACCGAGGTCGTACGCCGGGCCATCGAACTCCACCAGCCGGACCCCGCCGACCCCATCGGCGTCCTGGCGGCCATCGGCGGCTTCGAACACGCCGCCATCGTCGGCCTCCTCCTCGGCGGCGCCTCCCTGCGTACGCCGGTGATCCTCGACGGCGTCAGCGCCGGCGCCGCCGCTCTGGTGGCCCGCGCCATCGCCCCCGAGGTCCTCGCCGCGTGCATCGCGGGCCACCGCAGTGCCGAACCGGGCCACGTCGCCGCCCTCCAGAAGCTGGGCCTGCGCCCCTTGGTCGACCTCGACCTCCGCCTCGGCGAGGGCACCGGCGCCCTGCTCGCCCTCCCGGTCGTGCAGAGCGCGGCCAGAGCGATGCACGAGGTGGCGACGTTCGACTCGGCGGGGGTGACAGAGAAGTAG
- the cobA gene encoding uroporphyrinogen-III C-methyltransferase translates to MAEHPAYPVGLRLAGRRVVVIGGGQVAQRRLPALIAAGADIVLVSPSATPSVEAMVDAGELTWEKRRYAEGDLAEAWYVLIATGDPEANARASAEAERHRIWCVRSDSAEEATAWTPATGHSEGVTVAVLTARAEGRDPRHTAAIRDAVVEGLRDGTLVAPHHRTRTPGVSLVGGGPGDPDLITVRGRRLLAEADVVIADRLGPRDLLAELPPHVEVIDAAKIPYGRFMAQEAINNALIEHAKQGKSVVRLKGGDPYVFGRGMEELQALAEAGIPCTVVPGISSSISVPSAAGIPVTHRGVAHEFTVVSGHVAPDDERSLVDWAALARLTGTLVILMGVDKIGRIAETLVANGKSPDTPVALIQEGTTAAQRRVDATLATVAETVLTREVKPPAVIVIGEVVKVGPGTHA, encoded by the coding sequence ATGGCCGAACACCCCGCCTACCCCGTAGGCCTCCGCCTCGCCGGCCGCCGAGTGGTCGTCATCGGCGGCGGCCAGGTCGCCCAACGTCGTCTGCCCGCCCTCATCGCGGCCGGTGCCGACATCGTCCTCGTCTCGCCGAGCGCCACGCCCTCCGTGGAGGCGATGGTGGACGCGGGCGAGCTGACCTGGGAGAAGCGCCGCTACGCGGAGGGCGACCTCGCCGAGGCCTGGTACGTCCTGATCGCCACCGGTGACCCGGAGGCGAACGCCCGCGCGTCCGCCGAGGCGGAGCGCCACCGCATCTGGTGCGTGCGCTCCGACAGCGCCGAGGAGGCCACGGCCTGGACCCCGGCGACCGGCCACAGCGAGGGCGTCACGGTCGCCGTCCTCACGGCCCGCGCCGAGGGGCGCGACCCCCGCCACACCGCCGCCATCCGCGACGCGGTCGTCGAGGGCCTGCGCGACGGCACGCTCGTCGCCCCTCACCACCGCACCCGCACCCCCGGCGTCTCCCTCGTCGGCGGCGGCCCCGGTGACCCGGACCTCATCACCGTGCGCGGCCGCCGCCTCCTCGCCGAGGCCGATGTCGTCATCGCCGACCGCCTCGGCCCCCGCGACCTCCTGGCCGAACTCCCGCCGCACGTCGAGGTGATCGACGCGGCGAAGATCCCGTACGGCCGCTTCATGGCGCAGGAGGCCATCAACAACGCGCTGATCGAACACGCGAAGCAGGGCAAGTCGGTCGTCCGCCTCAAGGGCGGTGACCCGTATGTCTTCGGTCGCGGCATGGAGGAGCTCCAGGCCCTCGCCGAGGCGGGCATCCCCTGCACGGTCGTCCCCGGCATCTCCAGCTCGATCTCCGTCCCGAGCGCGGCCGGCATTCCGGTCACCCACCGGGGTGTCGCCCACGAGTTCACGGTCGTCAGCGGCCATGTGGCCCCCGACGACGAGCGGTCCCTGGTGGACTGGGCCGCCCTCGCCCGACTCACCGGCACCCTCGTGATCCTCATGGGCGTCGACAAGATCGGGCGGATCGCCGAGACCCTGGTGGCGAACGGCAAGTCCCCGGACACCCCGGTCGCCCTGATCCAGGAGGGCACCACGGCCGCCCAGCGCCGGGTCGACGCGACCCTCGCCACCGTGGCCGAGACCGTGCTGACGAGGGAGGTCAAGCCGCCGGCGGTCATCGTCATCGGCGAGGTGGTGAAGGTGGGCCCCGGGACGCACGCGTAA
- a CDS encoding TrmH family RNA methyltransferase, with amino-acid sequence MADLITVDDPNDPRLRDYTGLTDVELRRRREPAEGLFIAEGEKVIRRAKEAGYEMRSMLLSAKWVDVMRDVIDELPAPVYAVSPELAEQVTGYHVHRGALASMQRKPLPTADQLLGAARRVVIMESVNDHTNIGAIFRSAAALGMDAVLLSPDCADPLYRRSVKVSMGAVFSVPYARLDTWPKGLDAVRDAGFTLLALTPDEKAKSLDEAAPHRMDRVALMLGAEGDGLSTKALMSADEWVRIPMAHGVDSLNVGAAAAVAFYAVATGRPQN; translated from the coding sequence GTGGCCGATCTCATCACCGTCGACGACCCGAACGATCCGCGCCTGCGCGACTACACCGGCCTGACCGACGTGGAGCTGCGCCGCAGGCGCGAACCCGCCGAGGGCCTGTTCATCGCCGAGGGCGAGAAGGTCATCAGACGGGCCAAGGAAGCCGGCTACGAGATGCGCTCGATGCTGCTCTCCGCCAAGTGGGTCGACGTCATGCGCGACGTCATCGACGAACTCCCGGCCCCCGTCTACGCGGTCAGCCCCGAACTCGCCGAACAGGTCACCGGCTACCACGTGCACCGGGGCGCCCTCGCCTCCATGCAGCGCAAGCCCCTCCCGACGGCCGACCAGCTCCTGGGCGCCGCCCGCCGCGTCGTGATCATGGAGTCGGTCAACGACCACACCAACATCGGCGCGATCTTCCGCTCGGCCGCCGCCCTCGGCATGGACGCGGTCCTGCTCTCCCCCGACTGCGCCGACCCGCTCTACCGCCGCAGCGTCAAGGTCTCCATGGGCGCGGTCTTCTCCGTCCCGTACGCCCGTCTCGACACCTGGCCCAAGGGCCTCGACGCCGTACGCGACGCCGGCTTCACTCTCCTCGCCCTCACCCCGGACGAGAAGGCGAAGTCCCTGGACGAGGCCGCCCCACACCGCATGGACCGCGTGGCCCTCATGCTCGGCGCAGAGGGCGACGGCCTCTCCACCAAGGCCCTCATGTCCGCCGACGAATGGGTCCGCATCCCCATGGCCCACGGGGTCGACTCCCTCAACGTGGGCGCGGCGGCGGCCGTCGCCTTCTACGCGGTGGCGACGGGTCGCCCGCAGAACTGA
- a CDS encoding serine/threonine-protein kinase, which yields MNMAMMRLRREDPRVVGSFRIHRRLGAGGMGVVYLGSDRRGQRVALKVIRPDLAEDQEFRSRFAREVSAARRIRGGCTARLVAADLEADRPWFATQYVPGPSLHDKVAEEGPMSAADVAAVGAALSEGLVAVHEAGVVHRDLKPSNILLSPKGPRIIDFGIAWATGASTLTHVGTAVGSPGFLAPEQVRGAAVTPATDVFSLGATLAYAATSDSPFGQGSSEVMLYRVVHEEPQLRGVPDALAPLVRACLAKDPDERPSTLQLSLRLKEIAAREAQGLADVRPPAPRGDPDRPSGRLAEQYVEQRTLRQPEPRGTQQGRPGAPGTPPPRNGARTGGGARTGGGSRSGARPVPSRNTSGSGKRPAPRSGAGRPGPRTNGTGRRPANPRLLRQRLVVFVVVTLLAALGIATAQGCQGPSRGLGGDGLRQERLFVESDGD from the coding sequence ATGAACATGGCGATGATGCGCCTGAGGCGCGAGGACCCGCGCGTCGTCGGCTCGTTCAGGATCCACAGACGGCTCGGCGCGGGTGGAATGGGCGTCGTCTACCTGGGCTCCGACCGGCGTGGGCAGCGCGTCGCGCTCAAGGTGATCCGGCCTGATCTGGCGGAGGATCAGGAGTTCCGGTCGCGGTTCGCGCGCGAGGTGTCCGCGGCGCGGCGGATCAGGGGCGGGTGCACCGCCCGGCTGGTCGCCGCCGATCTGGAGGCGGACCGTCCGTGGTTCGCCACGCAGTACGTACCGGGGCCCTCGCTGCACGACAAGGTCGCCGAGGAGGGACCCATGTCGGCCGCCGACGTGGCCGCCGTCGGCGCCGCCCTCTCCGAGGGGCTCGTGGCCGTGCACGAGGCCGGGGTCGTGCACCGGGACCTGAAGCCGTCCAACATCCTGCTGTCCCCGAAGGGGCCGCGGATCATCGACTTCGGCATCGCCTGGGCGACCGGGGCGTCCACCCTGACCCATGTCGGTACGGCCGTGGGGTCGCCCGGGTTCCTCGCGCCCGAGCAGGTGCGCGGGGCCGCGGTCACACCGGCCACGGACGTCTTCTCCCTCGGGGCCACACTGGCCTACGCGGCGACCTCCGACTCGCCCTTCGGACAAGGCAGTTCGGAGGTCATGCTCTACCGGGTGGTGCACGAGGAGCCGCAGCTGCGCGGGGTGCCCGACGCGCTCGCCCCGCTCGTCCGCGCCTGTCTGGCGAAGGACCCGGACGAGCGGCCCAGCACCCTGCAACTGTCCCTGCGGCTCAAGGAGATCGCCGCACGCGAGGCGCAGGGACTGGCCGATGTCCGGCCGCCCGCGCCGCGCGGCGATCCGGACCGGCCCTCGGGGCGGCTCGCGGAGCAGTACGTCGAGCAGCGGACGTTGCGCCAGCCGGAGCCCCGCGGCACTCAGCAGGGAAGGCCGGGTGCGCCCGGTACGCCACCACCCCGGAACGGTGCGCGTACGGGTGGTGGGGCGAGGACCGGTGGCGGATCGCGGTCGGGGGCACGGCCCGTGCCGTCCCGCAACACCTCCGGGTCGGGGAAGCGGCCCGCGCCGCGCAGTGGGGCGGGGCGACCGGGGCCGCGGACCAACGGGACCGGGCGGCGGCCCGCCAATCCCCGGCTGTTGCGGCAGCGGCTCGTCGTCTTCGTCGTGGTGACGTTGCTGGCCGCGCTCGGGATCGCCACGGCACAGGGGTGCCAGGGGCCGTCGCGGGGGCTCGGCGGGGACGGCCTCCGGCAGGAGCGGTTGTTCGTGGAGTCGGACGGCGACTGA